A genomic stretch from Flavobacterium humidisoli includes:
- a CDS encoding DUF5686 and carboxypeptidase regulatory-like domain-containing protein, producing the protein MRNYTLLAFLLFSISNFAQIIGTVTDEKGNPLPFVSIFQEGTYHGTTSNEQGKYQLNVKEIAGSTIIFQYLGYKTQKKIVLAATKTVILDVQLQEESFALNEVVIDPKNNPANAIIKSAIANKKENSDKTGRYTADFYSKGMLKVKDLPKKILGKKVELGSDMGANLDSTGTGILYLSETISKVSLEKPNKFKENIIASKVSGNNRGYSYNTAALSNYDFYDNALDFDVKLISPIADNAFNYYKYKLESTFYDDNNQQIYKIKVIPKRDKEPVFEGYIYIVEDSFAIYAIDLDIKGYRMKNEFTEIMNLKQSFSYNSKNKIWSKNAQTLSFNAGIFGVKFSGNFNYVYSNYEFPTSFEKKTFGNELVAFDLNANKKDDAFWNEIRPIPLTLEESNDYTKKDSLQTIRKSKKYTDSIDAKNNKFKVWDILMGYDYKNTFKKYSFDYKGLLNISSLSFNTVQGFNLDSGFSFKKWDEEKGTNTSISTTFNYGFSDERFRAIGEFSHRFNNINYATIWGSGGTKTAQFNSAEPISKLINSISSLFFKDNYMKLYNLEFAEINYGQDIANGVNLTGKIGYEQRKPLFNTTDYSFFKKDDVYSSNNPLAPDDFTNSAFDQHHLFKALVTTRINFGNKYISRPDGRFNFKDDKYPTVYLAFEKAFAASEKKYEYERIGASLQYDLSLGNKGLLGTNFRAGKFFNAENISFIDYRHFNGNQTHIGTSERYLNVFNMMPYYSNSTNDSYFEMHTEYNDTGFIMNKIPLLNLLKSTMNVGFHALAIPDRKPYSEFTVGLDNLGFGKFKLFRVDYVHSYQGGIQQNGVVFGLKILNALD; encoded by the coding sequence ATGAGAAACTATACTTTACTCGCTTTTTTATTATTTTCTATTTCTAATTTCGCCCAAATCATAGGAACTGTAACCGACGAAAAAGGAAATCCGCTTCCATTTGTTTCTATTTTTCAAGAAGGCACCTATCATGGCACCACTTCTAATGAACAAGGAAAATATCAGCTAAATGTAAAAGAAATTGCGGGAAGCACAATCATTTTTCAATATTTAGGCTATAAAACTCAAAAGAAAATTGTTCTCGCAGCAACGAAAACAGTCATTTTGGATGTTCAGCTTCAAGAAGAAAGCTTCGCATTAAATGAAGTTGTAATCGACCCTAAAAACAATCCCGCAAATGCAATTATAAAAAGCGCCATTGCCAATAAAAAAGAAAACTCAGATAAAACGGGAAGATATACTGCCGACTTTTATTCGAAAGGAATGCTTAAAGTAAAAGATCTTCCTAAAAAAATTCTAGGTAAAAAAGTAGAATTAGGTAGCGACATGGGAGCTAATTTAGATTCGACAGGAACAGGAATTTTATATTTATCCGAAACAATATCTAAAGTTAGTCTTGAAAAGCCAAACAAGTTTAAAGAAAATATTATAGCTTCTAAAGTTTCTGGAAATAACCGCGGCTACAGTTACAACACAGCAGCATTATCAAATTATGATTTTTATGATAATGCCTTAGATTTTGATGTTAAACTCATCTCTCCTATTGCAGACAATGCTTTTAATTACTACAAATACAAATTGGAAAGCACTTTTTACGATGATAACAATCAGCAGATTTATAAAATTAAAGTCATTCCGAAACGCGATAAAGAACCCGTTTTTGAAGGTTACATTTATATTGTAGAGGATAGTTTTGCGATTTATGCCATCGATTTAGATATCAAAGGCTATAGAATGAAAAATGAGTTCACTGAAATAATGAATTTAAAACAGAGTTTCAGTTATAACTCCAAAAATAAAATCTGGTCCAAAAACGCGCAGACACTTTCTTTTAACGCGGGTATTTTTGGCGTAAAATTTTCTGGAAATTTCAATTATGTTTATTCGAATTATGAATTTCCAACGTCGTTTGAAAAGAAAACCTTCGGAAATGAACTGGTGGCTTTTGATCTCAATGCGAACAAAAAAGATGATGCATTCTGGAATGAAATTCGTCCGATTCCGTTAACTCTGGAAGAAAGCAATGATTACACCAAAAAGGATAGTCTGCAAACCATTAGAAAATCAAAAAAATACACCGATTCTATTGATGCCAAAAACAATAAGTTTAAAGTTTGGGATATCTTAATGGGCTACGATTATAAAAACACTTTCAAGAAATATTCATTTGATTATAAAGGTTTGCTAAATATTTCTTCCTTAAGTTTTAATACCGTTCAGGGTTTTAATCTGGATTCTGGTTTCTCTTTTAAAAAATGGGATGAGGAAAAAGGGACAAACACTTCAATAAGCACAACTTTTAATTATGGCTTTTCGGATGAACGTTTTCGCGCAATTGGCGAATTCAGTCATCGATTCAACAACATCAACTATGCAACGATTTGGGGTTCTGGAGGAACAAAAACAGCGCAATTTAATAGTGCAGAACCTATTTCTAAATTGATCAACTCTATTAGTTCTTTGTTTTTTAAAGACAATTACATGAAGCTTTATAATTTAGAGTTTGCTGAAATCAATTATGGCCAAGATATTGCGAATGGAGTAAATCTTACTGGAAAAATCGGTTACGAACAGCGCAAACCACTTTTTAATACAACCGATTATTCTTTCTTTAAAAAAGATGATGTTTATTCGTCAAATAATCCTTTAGCGCCAGACGATTTTACTAACTCAGCTTTTGATCAGCATCATTTGTTTAAAGCTCTTGTAACTACGAGAATCAACTTTGGAAACAAATACATTTCAAGACCAGACGGCAGGTTTAATTTTAAAGATGATAAATATCCGACCGTTTATTTAGCATTCGAAAAAGCGTTCGCAGCAAGCGAAAAAAAGTACGAATACGAAAGAATAGGTGCCTCTCTTCAATATGATCTATCTCTTGGAAATAAAGGCCTTTTAGGAACCAATTTTAGAGCAGGCAAGTTCTTTAATGCAGAAAATATTTCGTTTATCGATTACAGACATTTTAACGGAAATCAAACTCATATAGGAACAAGCGAGCGTTATTTGAATGTTTTTAATATGATGCCCTATTATTCAAATAGCACAAACGATAGTTATTTTGAAATGCATACAGAATACAATGACACTGGTTTTATCATGAATAAAATTCCGTTATTGAATCTTTTAAAATCAACTATGAATGTTGGTTTCCATGCCCTTGCAATTCCTGACAGAAAACCATATTCTGAATTTACTGTTGGTTTAGATAATTTAGGTTTCGGAAAATTTAAATTATTCCGAGTAGATTATGTACATTCTTATCAAGGAGGGATTCAACAAAATGGTGTTGTGTTTGGGTTGAAGATTTTGAATGCGTTAGATTAA
- a CDS encoding sensor histidine kinase yields MVFDLYGNDDCLEVNNFYKKLLAEMPDLLFQFIIDDDNNYTFPLVSKSADEIFEISSANFDNDIKFIVYDRILPQDRELFFQSLIKARKEIKPWEIEFRASLPKKGIRWFRISAKTEAGAGGDVIFYGHVSDITELKDKEEKLRISEERFQFALDASTVGIWDWDMVTNSVFYSSLSLKILELESTDIFDDPERWDKIVHPDDLPKYYSDIHEHFDNKIPFYENYHRVMTSSGNYKWILDRGKVIERDENGKPLRVIGTHTDVSAQKEKELELLKTMKLYSDQNSRLLNFSHIVSHNLNTQAGNIKSILDLIDADVSKQTVAEMLEYLRAVSNDLNETISNLTQIVKTQSNINIAVVPLKLCEYIEKTISTIKGYDKQRKVTIINNVPKYLTINFNPAYMESVLLNFTTNAIKYAHPDRDPIITFDFAIEPEGFKSLKISDNGLGIDLKVYGDLIFGMYKTFHKHEEARGIGLYITRNQIEAMKGTVEVESEVGVGTSFKIVFNDM; encoded by the coding sequence ATGGTTTTTGATTTATATGGAAATGACGATTGCTTGGAGGTAAATAATTTTTATAAAAAATTGTTGGCCGAAATGCCCGACTTACTTTTTCAATTTATTATTGATGATGATAATAATTACACCTTTCCACTCGTAAGTAAATCGGCTGATGAAATATTTGAAATTTCTTCAGCAAATTTTGATAATGATATAAAATTTATAGTTTACGATCGAATTTTACCGCAGGATCGGGAACTTTTTTTTCAGTCTTTAATTAAGGCTAGGAAAGAAATAAAACCTTGGGAAATTGAATTTAGGGCTAGTCTTCCTAAAAAAGGCATTCGCTGGTTTAGGATTTCTGCAAAAACAGAAGCGGGAGCCGGAGGAGATGTTATTTTTTATGGACATGTTTCGGATATTACCGAATTGAAAGATAAAGAAGAAAAACTTAGAATTTCTGAAGAACGTTTTCAATTTGCTCTTGACGCTTCTACGGTGGGGATTTGGGACTGGGATATGGTTACTAATAGTGTTTTTTATTCGTCCTTGTCTCTTAAAATTTTAGAACTGGAATCTACCGATATTTTTGATGATCCAGAGCGTTGGGATAAAATCGTTCATCCTGATGATCTTCCAAAATATTACTCCGATATTCACGAACATTTTGATAATAAGATTCCGTTTTACGAAAATTATCATCGTGTAATGACTTCTAGTGGAAATTACAAATGGATTTTGGATCGAGGAAAAGTAATTGAACGGGATGAAAACGGAAAGCCTCTTCGTGTAATCGGAACTCATACAGATGTATCGGCGCAAAAAGAAAAAGAGCTGGAACTTTTGAAAACGATGAAACTGTATAGTGATCAAAATAGCCGATTGTTGAATTTTTCGCATATTGTTTCGCACAATTTAAATACGCAGGCTGGAAATATAAAATCTATTTTAGATCTTATTGATGCTGATGTTAGTAAGCAAACTGTAGCTGAAATGCTGGAATACTTGAGAGCTGTTTCTAACGATCTCAATGAGACTATTTCGAATCTTACCCAAATTGTCAAAACGCAAAGCAATATTAATATTGCAGTAGTGCCGTTAAAGCTTTGTGAGTATATCGAGAAGACTATTTCGACTATTAAAGGTTATGATAAACAGCGAAAAGTAACCATTATTAATAATGTTCCAAAGTATCTCACGATTAATTTTAATCCAGCGTATATGGAAAGTGTTTTGCTGAATTTTACAACAAATGCAATTAAATATGCACATCCTGATCGTGATCCTATTATTACTTTTGATTTTGCAATCGAGCCAGAAGGCTTTAAGTCGCTTAAGATTTCAGATAATGGTCTGGGAATCGATTTGAAAGTTTATGGTGATTTAATATTCGGAATGTATAAAACCTTTCATAAACACGAAGAAGCTCGAGGTATTGGGTTGTATATTACAAGAAATCAAATTGAGGCTATGAAAGGAACGGTTGAAGTAGAAAGTGAAGTAGGAGTAGGAACGAGCTTTAAAATCGTTTTTAATGATATGTAA
- a CDS encoding porin family protein, with product MKKIILSAIAIMAFAFSNAQETRFGIKGGLNITTFAGGNYWDANSLVGFQVGGFAEIKVIERLSIQPELLFSTQGAKLKFAGDKFDTKLNYINVPVLAKFYITKQFTAEAGPQLGFLVSAKSEGRDVKDGFKSVDTGFNFGLGYNFTDNFSVGARYTVGLSNIADNDADTWDEYYDSPKNSVFAITAAYKFN from the coding sequence ATGAAAAAAATTATTTTATCTGCCATTGCAATTATGGCTTTTGCATTCTCAAATGCTCAGGAAACAAGATTTGGAATAAAAGGAGGTCTTAATATTACAACTTTTGCAGGCGGAAATTATTGGGATGCTAACTCTTTAGTAGGTTTTCAAGTAGGAGGTTTTGCTGAGATTAAAGTTATTGAAAGATTATCTATTCAGCCAGAGCTTTTGTTCTCTACTCAAGGCGCTAAATTGAAGTTTGCAGGCGATAAATTTGATACTAAATTAAATTATATTAATGTGCCTGTATTAGCGAAGTTTTATATCACAAAACAATTTACTGCTGAGGCTGGACCACAATTAGGATTTTTAGTTTCTGCTAAAAGTGAAGGCAGAGATGTAAAAGATGGTTTCAAATCTGTTGATACAGGATTTAATTTCGGACTTGGATATAACTTTACTGATAACTTCTCAGTTGGTGCTCGTTATACAGTAGGTTTGTCTAATATTGCAGATAATGACGCAGATACTTGGGACGAATATTACGATAGTCCAAAAAACAGTGTTTTTGCTATAACTGCGGCTTATAAATTTAATTAA
- a CDS encoding porin family protein: MKKIVLTAIAVLTFGWANAQDVKFGLKGGIHLSSFSGDIEDASSKVGFQVGGFAEFKLTDKFSIQPELLYSTQGAKFEESEVNYYFKETINTSYLNVPVMAKYYVADKFSVEAGPQIGFLLSAKDKWEEMYYGEKNSGNDDAKDDIKSVSFGLNVGAGYDFTENVSVGVRYNFGLSNISDFDNDVKIHNNVVSLTVGYKF; this comes from the coding sequence ATGAAAAAAATTGTTTTAACTGCTATTGCAGTATTAACTTTCGGATGGGCAAATGCTCAAGATGTAAAGTTTGGATTAAAGGGAGGAATACATCTTTCAAGTTTTTCGGGAGACATTGAAGACGCATCGTCTAAAGTTGGTTTTCAAGTGGGAGGTTTTGCAGAATTTAAACTTACAGATAAATTCTCAATTCAGCCAGAGCTTTTGTATTCTACCCAAGGAGCTAAATTTGAGGAATCAGAGGTTAATTACTATTTTAAAGAAACAATCAATACTAGCTATTTAAACGTTCCAGTTATGGCTAAGTATTATGTTGCTGATAAATTTAGTGTTGAGGCGGGGCCCCAAATAGGTTTTTTACTGTCAGCTAAAGATAAATGGGAAGAGATGTATTATGGAGAAAAAAATTCTGGAAATGATGATGCAAAAGATGATATTAAATCAGTTTCATTCGGTTTAAATGTTGGAGCAGGATATGATTTCACGGAGAATGTATCAGTTGGGGTAAGATATAATTTTGGTTTATCAAACATTTCTGACTTTGATAATGATGTTAAAATCCATAATAATGTAGTTTCATTAACTGTTGGATATAAATTCTAA
- the aroQ gene encoding type II 3-dehydroquinate dehydratase: MKICIINGPNLNLLGKREPEVYGSQTFEDYFETLKQKFPNIELSYYQSNIEGELIGKIQECGFSYDGIILNAGAYTHTSIGLGDAMKAVTTPVIEVHISNTYARESFRHQSYLSGNAKGVILGFGLKSYELAIQSFL, encoded by the coding sequence ATGAAAATCTGCATTATCAACGGACCAAACTTGAATCTTTTAGGAAAACGCGAACCAGAAGTTTACGGAAGCCAAACCTTTGAAGATTATTTTGAAACGTTGAAACAAAAATTTCCAAACATCGAACTTTCGTATTATCAAAGTAATATTGAAGGTGAATTAATTGGTAAAATTCAAGAATGTGGCTTTAGTTATGATGGAATAATTTTAAATGCAGGCGCATATACGCATACTTCTATTGGTTTGGGAGACGCAATGAAAGCCGTTACAACTCCTGTAATAGAAGTTCATATTTCTAACACTTATGCTAGAGAAAGCTTCAGACATCAATCCTATTTATCCGGAAATGCCAAAGGTGTAATTCTGGGATTTGGTTTAAAAAGCTACGAATTAGCGATTCAGTCGTTTTTGTAA
- the xerD gene encoding site-specific tyrosine recombinase XerD yields the protein MNWSRYIKDYQSYLRIERGLSKNTIENYGFDIERLCLFLETNQIDISPIKISDETLQQFIYTVAKEVNPRSQARIISGLKSFFNYLVFEDYRNDNPLELIEAPKTGRKLPDTLSLPEIDALIETIDLSTNEGERNRAMIETLYGCGLRVSELISLKISDLFFDEGFIKITGKGNKERFVPIGSLTQKYIDIYRNAVRCNLNIKKGAEDTLFLNRRGNQLTRAMVFTIIKDLAQKMGLNKSISPHTLRHSFATHLLENGADLRSIQLMLGHESITTTEIYVHLDRSFLKEVMHSFHPRK from the coding sequence ATGAATTGGAGCAGATATATAAAAGATTATCAGTCCTATTTGAGGATTGAGAGAGGTTTGTCTAAAAATACAATCGAAAACTACGGCTTTGATATTGAGCGTTTGTGTCTTTTTTTGGAAACCAATCAGATTGATATTTCGCCAATAAAAATTTCCGACGAAACTTTACAGCAATTTATTTATACGGTAGCTAAAGAAGTTAATCCAAGGTCGCAGGCTAGAATTATCTCTGGACTCAAAAGTTTCTTTAATTATCTGGTTTTTGAAGATTATAGAAACGATAATCCTTTAGAATTAATCGAAGCGCCCAAAACAGGACGTAAATTACCCGATACATTATCACTTCCAGAAATTGATGCTCTGATCGAAACAATCGATTTAAGCACCAACGAAGGCGAGCGAAACCGCGCTATGATTGAAACTCTTTATGGCTGTGGTCTTCGTGTTTCTGAACTCATTTCTCTAAAAATATCTGATCTGTTTTTTGATGAAGGCTTTATTAAAATTACAGGTAAAGGCAATAAAGAAAGATTTGTTCCAATAGGATCATTAACTCAGAAATATATTGATATTTATAGAAATGCAGTTCGCTGTAATCTCAATATTAAAAAAGGAGCAGAAGACACTTTATTTTTGAATAGAAGAGGAAATCAGTTAACACGCGCGATGGTTTTTACTATCATTAAAGATCTTGCACAAAAAATGGGATTGAATAAGAGTATAAGTCCGCATACATTACGCCATTCTTTTGCTACACATCTGCTTGAAAATGGTGCAGATTTGAGATCCATTCAGTTAATGCTTGGGCATGAATCTATTACAACAACAGAAATTTATGTTCATCTTGATCGCAGTTTTTTAAAGGAGGTTATGCATAGTTTTCATCCAAGAAAATAA
- a CDS encoding porin family protein, translating to MKKILLAAVMFIATSAAVNAQFVQIGVKAGANFANQTGGSDFNGISVDKEGITSYHAGLVAELKLLEKFSIQPELLYSTQGATYKNAFSEFKNEMGYIAIPVMAKIYMTKSLSLELGPQASFLVSNKKEFDVADPKTFDFSLNAGLGLKVVGGLFVQARYGIGLTEISEQADFKNSVFQLSAGYMF from the coding sequence ATGAAGAAAATACTTTTAGCAGCTGTTATGTTCATTGCAACATCAGCGGCAGTAAACGCACAATTTGTACAAATCGGGGTAAAAGCAGGAGCTAACTTTGCAAATCAAACTGGAGGTTCTGACTTTAATGGAATCTCTGTTGATAAAGAAGGAATTACAAGTTACCACGCAGGTCTTGTAGCAGAACTTAAATTATTAGAAAAATTCTCAATTCAGCCAGAGCTTTTGTATTCTACTCAAGGAGCTACTTATAAAAATGCTTTTTCAGAATTTAAAAACGAGATGGGATATATTGCTATTCCTGTAATGGCAAAAATCTATATGACTAAGTCTCTTAGTTTAGAACTTGGTCCACAGGCATCATTCCTTGTTAGCAATAAAAAAGAATTTGACGTTGCAGATCCAAAAACATTTGATTTTTCTCTAAATGCAGGTTTAGGATTAAAAGTTGTTGGAGGTCTTTTTGTTCAAGCTCGTTACGGTATAGGTCTGACTGAGATTTCAGAACAAGCTGATTTTAAAAACTCTGTATTCCAACTTTCTGCTGGATACATGTTCTAA
- the rny gene encoding ribonuclease Y: MDIITIIIGIVGIAAGFAIAKIIEKSNISNLIKNAKKEAASILKDANLEAENIKKDKILQAKERFIELKSEHEQVILARDKKVAEVEKRVRDKESQISNELSKAKKVNEDYEAKTAEYNNKIEVLDKKQAEVDKLHKSQLQQLEVISGLSAEEAKEQLVEGLKAEAKTKAMSHIQETIEEAKLTAQQEAKKIIINTIQRVGTEEAVENCVSVFNIESDDVKGRIIGREGRNIRALEAATGVEIIVDDTPEAIILSCFDPVRREIARLSLHKLVTDGRIHPARIEEVVAKTAKQIDDEIIEVGKRTVIDLGIHGLHPELIKVVGRMKYRSSYGQNLLQHSREVSKLCGIMAAELGLNVKLAKRAGLLHDIGKVPDTESDLPHALLGMQWAEKYGEKEEVCNAIGAHHDEIEMKSLLSPIIQVCDAISGARPGARRQVLDSYIQRLKDLEDVAYGFSGVKNAYAIQAGRELRVIVESEKVSDDNAANLSFEISQKIQTEMTYPGQVKVTVIRETRAVNIAK, from the coding sequence ATGGACATCATAACGATCATCATTGGTATTGTAGGTATTGCAGCAGGTTTTGCAATAGCTAAAATTATCGAGAAAAGTAATATTTCAAACCTAATTAAAAACGCTAAAAAAGAAGCAGCTTCTATCTTAAAAGACGCTAATTTGGAAGCTGAAAATATCAAAAAAGACAAAATTCTTCAAGCAAAAGAGCGTTTTATCGAACTTAAATCGGAACACGAACAAGTTATTTTAGCACGTGATAAAAAAGTGGCTGAAGTAGAAAAACGTGTACGCGATAAAGAATCTCAAATTTCTAACGAACTTTCTAAAGCTAAAAAAGTAAACGAAGATTATGAAGCTAAAACAGCCGAATACAACAACAAAATTGAGGTTTTAGACAAAAAACAAGCTGAAGTTGACAAACTTCACAAAAGCCAATTACAGCAATTGGAAGTAATTTCTGGTCTTTCTGCTGAAGAGGCAAAAGAGCAATTGGTTGAAGGTTTAAAAGCTGAAGCTAAAACAAAAGCAATGTCTCACATTCAAGAAACTATTGAAGAGGCAAAATTAACTGCACAGCAAGAAGCTAAAAAAATCATCATAAACACTATTCAAAGAGTTGGAACGGAAGAAGCAGTTGAAAACTGTGTATCTGTTTTCAACATTGAATCTGACGATGTAAAAGGACGCATTATTGGTCGTGAAGGACGTAACATTAGAGCTCTTGAAGCTGCAACTGGAGTTGAAATCATTGTTGATGACACGCCAGAAGCTATCATTCTTTCTTGTTTTGATCCTGTTCGTAGAGAAATTGCTCGTTTGTCTTTGCACAAATTAGTAACTGACGGACGTATTCACCCAGCTCGTATCGAAGAAGTTGTAGCTAAAACTGCAAAACAAATTGATGACGAAATTATTGAAGTAGGAAAACGTACCGTAATCGACTTAGGAATTCACGGTTTACACCCAGAATTAATTAAAGTGGTGGGTAGAATGAAATACCGTTCTTCTTACGGGCAAAACTTATTACAGCACTCAAGAGAGGTTTCTAAACTTTGCGGTATCATGGCTGCAGAATTAGGACTAAACGTAAAACTAGCTAAAAGAGCTGGTTTATTACACGATATCGGAAAAGTGCCAGATACAGAAAGCGATTTACCACACGCACTTTTAGGTATGCAATGGGCTGAGAAATACGGCGAAAAAGAAGAAGTATGCAACGCAATTGGAGCGCACCACGATGAGATCGAAATGAAATCTTTATTGTCTCCGATTATTCAAGTTTGTGATGCTATTTCTGGAGCAAGACCAGGTGCTAGACGTCAGGTTTTAGATTCTTACATCCAGCGTCTAAAAGATCTTGAAGATGTAGCTTACGGATTCAGCGGAGTTAAAAATGCTTATGCAATTCAAGCTGGTAGAGAACTTCGTGTAATTGTAGAAAGTGAAAAAGTTTCTGATGATAATGCAGCAAACTTATCTTTCGAGATTTCACAAAAAATTCAAACAGAAATGACTTACCCTGGACAAGTAAAAGTTACAGTTATCAGAGAAACTAGAGCTGTAAATATTGCTAAGTAA
- a CDS encoding M23 family metallopeptidase: MRFSALTFLICNFIFAQTQYPKDYFRPPLDIPMRLSGNFGELRPNHFHAGFDLKTNQREGLTVHAIADGYVSRIKISTFGNGKCIYITHPNGYTSVYGHLQTPTGAILDYVKKTHYKEKAYEIEMFPKPDELPVKKDDIIGLSGNTGSSEGPHLHFEIRDTKTEFVINPIFFGFDQNIKDTKKPTLSSLYVYPLDNATVNQSKQPLLVNMALQKDGTYLASKVKANGKIGFGINAVDTDDVSYNKNGVFNVSTFLNGNPNYNYQFNTYSFDEMRYINAFIDYARYKKTSQRVQKLFMKTPFALSIIKTDSQYGVITPEPNLALNYRIEVSDYFGNLNSITVPIEYDTATPLVQAEPVTGPYFVRYNKDSNFEKDNMSVFFPAGTFYEDFNMNFDVRNNKIYIHDDTVPVHSNFTITIKDDNYPESLRDKLYIGKGTSYNGTIRKGDVFTAKAKILGTYGLVLDTIGPVIKIAKPVEGKWISDQKKIDFTIGDALSGIKSYNGYLNGSWVLFEYENKARRITHTFDDQYLAEGENVLKIEVVDNVGNTTIFETRFFRSQKK, encoded by the coding sequence ATGAGATTTTCTGCCCTTACCTTTTTGATTTGTAATTTTATATTTGCTCAAACGCAATATCCTAAAGACTATTTTCGTCCTCCATTAGATATTCCGATGCGACTTTCGGGTAATTTTGGAGAGTTAAGGCCTAATCATTTTCATGCTGGTTTTGATTTGAAAACCAATCAGAGAGAAGGGTTAACTGTACATGCTATTGCCGATGGATATGTTTCAAGAATCAAAATTTCGACTTTTGGAAACGGAAAATGTATTTACATCACGCATCCAAATGGTTATACTTCTGTTTATGGGCATTTGCAAACGCCAACCGGTGCAATTTTGGATTATGTAAAAAAAACACATTACAAAGAAAAGGCATATGAAATTGAAATGTTTCCAAAACCAGACGAACTTCCTGTAAAAAAAGACGATATAATTGGGCTTTCTGGAAATACAGGTTCTTCAGAAGGACCGCATCTTCATTTTGAAATTCGTGATACTAAAACAGAATTTGTTATCAATCCGATTTTCTTTGGCTTTGACCAAAATATTAAGGACACTAAAAAACCAACTTTGTCTAGTTTGTATGTGTATCCACTGGATAATGCAACGGTCAACCAATCTAAACAGCCTTTGCTTGTGAATATGGCTCTCCAGAAAGACGGAACTTATCTGGCTTCAAAAGTTAAGGCAAACGGAAAAATTGGTTTTGGAATTAATGCGGTAGATACCGATGATGTTTCGTATAACAAAAATGGGGTTTTTAATGTTTCGACTTTTTTAAACGGAAATCCAAATTATAATTATCAGTTTAATACGTATTCCTTTGATGAAATGCGTTATATCAATGCTTTTATAGATTATGCGAGGTATAAAAAAACAAGTCAGAGAGTTCAAAAGCTTTTTATGAAAACGCCTTTCGCTTTAAGCATAATTAAAACAGATTCGCAGTACGGAGTTATCACGCCAGAACCAAACTTGGCTTTGAATTACAGAATCGAAGTTTCAGATTATTTTGGAAATTTAAATTCTATAACAGTGCCTATCGAATACGACACAGCAACACCGCTCGTGCAGGCAGAACCTGTTACAGGGCCTTATTTTGTGAGATATAATAAAGATTCCAATTTCGAAAAAGATAATATGTCTGTGTTTTTTCCTGCGGGAACTTTTTATGAGGATTTTAATATGAATTTCGATGTTAGAAATAATAAAATTTATATTCATGACGATACAGTTCCGGTTCATTCCAACTTTACGATTACTATAAAAGACGATAATTATCCAGAATCATTACGAGACAAACTATATATTGGTAAAGGAACAAGTTACAATGGAACCATTAGAAAAGGCGACGTTTTTACTGCCAAAGCAAAAATATTGGGTACATATGGTTTGGTTTTAGATACAATTGGGCCAGTGATAAAAATTGCAAAACCAGTAGAGGGAAAATGGATTAGCGATCAAAAGAAAATTGACTTTACAATAGGTGATGCTTTGTCGGGAATTAAGTCTTATAATGGATATTTAAATGGAAGTTGGGTTTTGTTTGAATATGAAAATAAAGCCAGAAGAATTACTCATACTTTTGATGATCAGTATTTGGCAGAAGGAGAAAACGTTTTAAAAATTGAGGTAGTTGATAATGTAGGAAATACTACTATCTTTGAAACTCGTTTTTTCAGAAGTCAAAAAAAATAA
- a CDS encoding cell division protein ZapA: MDGKLRIKISIADRVYPLTVEPSQEEGLRSASKKIDAMIKQFEENYAVRDKQDVLAMCALQFASQVEQKQIDNAIDGEETIERIKRLNTLLDQYLEK, from the coding sequence ATGGACGGAAAGCTTAGAATTAAAATATCAATTGCCGATCGCGTTTACCCACTTACGGTTGAACCGAGTCAGGAAGAGGGACTTAGAAGTGCTTCTAAAAAAATTGATGCTATGATAAAGCAGTTCGAAGAAAATTACGCGGTTCGTGACAAACAAGATGTTCTAGCAATGTGTGCACTACAATTTGCATCGCAAGTAGAACAAAAACAAATTGATAACGCAATCGATGGAGAAGAAACCATCGAAAGAATTAAAAGATTAAATACGCTTTTAGATCAATATCTCGAAAAATAA